The window GCAAGCTTACGAGCCTTGATTTCATCTTCAGTGTGAATCACACCTTTGCCATCTGCTAGCTCTTCGTCCGTGAAGAAGCCCGCACAGCCGTTATCCATTTTGAGGATCATCTTGTCGCCAACGAAACATTCGTACGAGAAGAAGAACAGCAACGTGTCGCCATTGCGAGCAAAGTTGTTGATTGAGATATCGTAACGCAGCGTATCGCCACCACGAGGCAAGTCACCAAGGAAAGTCAGCGTACAATCAAGCAGGCGATAAACTCGCTCGCCTTTGTTTTCAAAATCGATACCTAAGTAGCTGATCAGCATTAGATCACACTGACCAGATTCAACTGCAACAGCCCAAGGGATCTGACCATCAACAAGATACGGCGCATCAACTGGGATGTCGTATTCGGTGGTCATTGTGCTTGGCTTGTACTCGTTAACGGTCGCGTTTAGCTTGGTTACACGAGATACCAATAGGTAGTCAGTGGTTGGCAAGCGAACGCGGCGCGAGTAGCTATCGATGATTGCGTAATCAGGGCCAAATACATTGGCGATATCGCCTTCGGCGTATTCAACCAGATCATCGTAATCCCAGATACATGGTTTACGGATAGGTTTTACTGGTGCTGGTGTCGCAAGTACGTTGACTGGTGTTGACTGAACCTGAGCTGGTTGAGCTTGAACAGGCTGAGCTAATGTTTCGGCTGAGCTATCTAAACCAGACGTAATTGCGTTTAACTGTGCTTTTAATAGCGCATCAGCCATTTGCATGCCTTGGGCACGAGTGTGCAGGAATGCTTTGTGTACTTGCTGCGCCGCTTGCTGGTTTTGAGCAAAAGCTTGGTTGTGTGGTGTTACAGACGGCTGTAATGCTGCGTCCGTATTAGCGTCGATTGGAGACGTGCCATTTTTAGCGGATAGGACATGAGTCATATTGCTGTGGTTACCTGTTAGCTGACTGTGGCGAGTTGGCGCCAGAGTAGGGGATACTGATGTAGGAGTTTCGATGACTGGCTCTACCGCGTTCTGCGCTAATGCTTTCTTCTCTAACTCTTTTTGCACAAGAGCTGCTTGAATGCTTGCTGTCGTTGGAATCGACGCCACTCTTGCTGCTTGTTTACCAGAAGCTTTTTGCTGAATCGCAGCCAAGTTGGTCACTGGGGTTTGGGCAATATGTTGATAGATATCACGACCACCAAGAGTCACTTGCTTAACCAATTGACGTTTAGCATCGCTCGCCAGTTCATTGCTTAAACGAACGGAAAGTGATTGAGATTCAACACCCGATTGGCTTAGTAGCAGCTGTGAACATTGTCCTTCGCTGATGTTGGCAACAATCGCATTTTTAGAGCTGACATTCGGATTTAGAGGTGCAAGGTTCAGATTGAGTAGACCGTGTAGCAGGCTTGCCATACCAGAAGCTGCAGAGCAGTGACCCACACGCTGACTCGCTTGAGTCGTCTTTGTGCTCGATAAACTTAGAGATGAAGACTGATGTGATGAAGATTCTGGTGCATGGTTAAGTTCAAGCAGAGAAACATCGTTCGAGCTCATACCGACTTGAGTCAGTAACTCATCAGCAACGGCGTTGTTACGCTCACTTGAACCAAAAGCCAAGGCGTTGATTCTGCCGTAAGCCGCATCTTGGTTGCTCGCTACTTGACCTTCTTCCACAAGAACAATCGCACCTGCGCCTTCGCCCACATTCCAACTACCGTCTTGCGGTTGTCCGAATTTTGGATCAAGCGACACTGGGCTCATGCTGTTCTTCAGAATCACATGCTCTGCACTGCCGCTTAGGTCGACGGCTGCAATCACAACAGCGTCCATGGATTCTTGCGACATTAGGTTTTGTGCGACATCAATACAACGTGCAACTGACTGTTCAGCGGCTGAAATCGTAAAGGCAGGGCCGTTAAAGTCCCACAATGAAGAGATACGCGAAGCCATGATGTTGCCGATGAAACTGGTGTATTGGTTCAGCTTGGCTGCGTCCATCACACTGTCCATCGCGATGGTTTCTAGCGCTTGGTATTCGTCTTGAGTTAGTTTGATGCCCATGTTGGCAAAGCTGTCAGCCAATTGGCTATGCAGGTTTACGCGTCCACGGAATTGGTGCATCTCAAGCTCTGTTTCCATCGCAACGAGTACTGCAACCTTTTGGCCTGCTACAAGCTTGGCATCTTTAATGGCTTCGTCTGCAACTTTCATCAGTAGCAACTGCTGAGAGATCAAACGGTCATCTTCATTTGGCGGCACTTTGAAGCGAAGGAAATCGAGATCGAATTGATCGATGTAGGCTCCGTTTGGAATGCCGGGTAAACCAAACTGATTCAGGAGTTCTGGATGTTGGTCTAAGCCTTTCCAGCGTTTCTTAGGCAAAGCAATGAAAGCATCGTTGTTGGTTTCAATCGCAGTGCTCAGTGCATTGATACTTTGCAGAGAACCGAAGTGAGACGCGAGGCCTGTAATGCTTAAATTAGACGGTTGTAGGCTTGGAGAAGCCGACTCTAAAGTCTGGTTTACATGACGAGTGTCTGAATACGCTTCAAGCAGTAAGTGAGCGTTACAACCACCGAAACCAAAGACAGAAACACCTGCGCAGCGCTCTGGGTTACCCGCTTTACTTGGCCAAGATTGAACCTGCGTTGGCAGAGTCTGTGAGCCAAATAAACCTTCCGGCGACGATAGTGGCTTATCCAAGTTAATACTTGGCGGAAGCACACCTTCTTTCATCGCAAAGATCATCTTCATGATCCCTGGCATACCTGCCGCAGTCAGCAAGTGGCCGAGGTTGGACTTCGCAGAGCCAATCAGTGGCGGGTTAGAACCATTCAATTTGTCAGCAAAGAAACGCTCCATTGAGGTTAACTCAACTTTGTCACCTAATGGCGTGCCGGTTGCGTGACACTCAATCACTTCAATGCTGTCTGGTGTTAGATTTGATGCCTCGTAAGCGCGTTCAAAGGCTTGGACTTGTCCTTTGCTATTTGGGCTTAATACGAACTGGCCACGGCCATCGTTCGACAAGCCAATACCGCTGACGACTGCGTAGATGTTGTCGCCATCACGCTCCGCATCAGCTAAGCGTTTTAGGACTAAAACCCCCGCACCTTCGCCAGCAAACAGACCTTTACTATTGCTATCAAACGGAACCGACACTCCGTGGTCAGGGTAAGCGTGGAAGATCGAAAAACCCATGTTGATAAAGAATGGGTCAGCACCGGATACCGCGCCTGCCAACATCATGTCGGCTTTGCCCGTGTTCAAGTAATCACACGCTAACTTCAATGAATACACAGAGCTTGCACATGCGGCATCTAGACTCAGTTGTACGTTACCTAAACCCAATGCATCAGCCACTAACTTAGAGGCGTTATGCGCTGCAGCACCATTGATAGGGTTGAGGTCTTGCGCGGTTTCATTGGTTGGTAGCAATGAAAATTGGTCATTAGCTAATTTATCTTTCAGTGCTTTTTCGACCACCGAGTGATACATCGGCAGAAACAGGTCGTTCGAGCGTGTTGTTGGGAACGAAAGGGCACCCATGATCACGCCGGTACGCTCTAAAACATCGGCATTTAAATCAATGCCGGCGTCGACTAAAGCCTTGCGACTGGTATCCAAAGCCCAAAGGAAACTTTGGTCAACACCGTTGAACGACTCGGCTGTTAAGCGGTAGCCATTGCTATCGAAATTGAAGTTTTCGATGTAGCCGCCTTTGTCACAGTAAAAGCGGTCTGACTCACCTTGCACGCCCTGATAGCTTTCAGGTTTAGCGCCTAACTTTTCAGCGCTTAATGTGGTTCGAGAATCTTTTTTGTTTAGCAAGTTTTGCCAAAAATCTTTTGGCGTATCAGCTTCAGGGTATTGGTTAGCAATACCGACAATCGCGATCTTATTGCACTTCACTTGCTGTTTGTTCTGAGCCTGATTCGATTGAGAACTCATACTAGCTCTCCTTGATGATTCACTGCGCTGCCTTGAGACACACCACTTAATTGCTTCGTGGTGATCTGTTGTTCTAGCCCTTGAATAAGAGGCTCGACAGACAGTGGAATTTGATGAGTAATGAGCTGACCAATGCATTTGATGAGCGTGACAACATCGTCACCGCCTTTGGCATTGGAAGCGATTGTGCAGTATTGGTCGGCTACGTTGTCGCTACGATTGATCTTGTCGATCAATGTGCTGGTTTGACGATCGGCACCGACTTCTACAAACAGGCGAGCACCTTGTTGACGTGCACTCTGGATCAACGCGGTGAAATCCAGCGTTGAACAGAAAGTGTCGGCAATCGAAAGGGCGATGCTGTCGCTGTCGATATTGATTGGTGCGCCAGTCGGCAGACCTGCCGCGCTGATAAAGCGGATACGTTTTGGCAACTCGTCGAACAGTGGTTGCGTGTAAAACTCTTGCACTTGGCTATGTTGGCTCAACGCTGGCGTAGTGTGCATTGCAGTAACACGGTTAGCGGCAATGCCACGTTTACCCAGTTTCTTGAGCAATGCACGACAGGTACTTTCACAACCTGCTAGCACGCAAGTATCACCTTGGATGATAGCGAGATAAGCGCGCGGAAACTCTGGTAGCAGCGCCTCAATCGCTTGTGCATCACTGCGAACCACAAAGCTATTCCATTGGATGTTTTCGTCGCCGTTGAGCTGCCAATCTTGACGCACTGCGGTGAGTTCACCAGAAATAGCCGTGGTGAAGATAGGACTGGTTTGAGTCATCTCAATCAGCGCATGTGGTTTCTTCCAAACATTTAAGCTGGCCCACATTGAAGCTTCACCCTTGGAGTAGCCCAAGGCGAAATCTGGCTGCACTTTGAATTCATCACACAGCAGTTGTGTTAACAGATAACTACTGCCCACACCTGCAATGGCCAATTCACTGAGTGACATTTCTTGCGAGTCTTCAGCGTAGGTTTTTTCAGCCTGCAGCATCTCTTTCAAGTTACCTTCGCGCTCTAAACGAGCAAACAACTGTGGGAAATGGTGGTGAAATTCGCGCAACATACCGGGATAAACCGTGCCAACACCAGGGTAAACAAATGCAACGCCACCTTTGCTTTGAGGCATCGGTGAGAAACAACTGCCCGCTGGCGTTTTGTATTGGCTATTTTCAGCCATTACTTTTGGCAACGCATTTTCTAGCGCTATGATCTCTTGTATTGCAGCATCAATTGAAGCCGCTTGAATCACGATGTTCGCATTACGGCCAGCATTGTGCTGAACGCTTTGGAAGTGACTTAGGTTTGAATGCATCAAGCTGGCGATAGCAAGTTTGCTGTCTGCCGCTTCGTCAACGCATTTAAGCTCAGCTCTTAACGAGATTAACTGAGAAACCAACTCGGCTTGTTCGTTGCCTGAAACCACAAACATCAAACGCTCGCTTGATAGCAAGGGTTTTGGTTCTTGCAAACCTGTTGCTTGCGTCAATATTAGGCTGGTGGCTTTTTGGTTATCGTCACTGAAATTTAACGCAGCAACACGAGCTTTGTTCGGCTCAGTGAACCAGTAATGGTTAGGTAATGAATGGCTCGGTAATGAACGGCTCGATATCGCCTCAACTATATTCAACAACTCATCAAACTGCTGCGAAGCAGATAGGGCTGAGTATTGCTGTTGATGGCTTAGGTCTGTAGCGGGGCGGCGTGCAATATCCAGAGCAAGCTGAACGCTATCTTCGGTAGCTGAATCTACAAAACCCGCTAGATAAGCGTGTGGATGAATCTTGTTTTGAGCAGCCGTCAACGCGCTCAACATCACTAATGATGGAGAATGAGAATCCAAACAAAGCTTAACCACATTACCTTGATTGACTGTCTCGATGGCGTGAGCAAGTGCTTGATTAAAATTGCCATCAACCACAACAGTAACCATCTCAGGAAGCGAAGGTGATAAGTCGGCAGAAAGCTCAGCCGCGTTTGCTGGCTGAGCTAAAAGAGCGATGCGCAATGGCATCGCTTTATTAGTAGGAACAGTCACTATGACAATTGCTCCTTTTCTGCGTTCTTAGTCGCCTCTTTCTTTGATACTGCTGAGCTAGACTTCGGCAAAAATGCGTCGTTTAAGCTCTTGCTGATGGTGACTTTGGCACCTTTCATTACCGCACTTAAACGACCATCTTGGTGGTAAAGCGAGATATCAGCTTGCAGAGAACGAGCCGTGCTTTTTATCACGCTCAGCTCTAGCCAACCTTGGTCACCATTGTGCATCGGTGCGTAACAAACAAACTCACCGATTGCAGACGGTAGGCTTGCCGCGCCGTATTTCAATCGAGCCCATACCAGCATTGCTTGCAACAGATAATCTTCAGCAAATGGCTGACTATCGCCAAAACCTTGCTTAGGAATAAATGATCCGCAGTCGCTGTTTTCAATCTGAGGCAATTGGCACTGAGCCAGTAAGCCTAAGTCGTCAAAGCGTTCGACTGAGGTTATACCTTGCAGTCTTGGTCCGTGAAACAGAGTGCCGTCACTGTATAGAGCTTGTGCCGTTGTTACAGGTGCTGAAGTGTTGGCTTCAAAGCGCTTTTCTGACGCTTGTTGAGCATCTTCAGACACTTGCACAGAGGCAACTTGCAACTGAGCTTGATACTGTGGTCGCCCTTGGCAACTGATCACCGCTTTTAGCTGCTCTTTTGATTTAGCATCAGAAGAAAGAACCAGTTTTAGCTCTTGCACTTCATCAGTATCAAAAATCACACCCTTAAGCAGTTTGTAGTTGTGAACGCTAACGTTCAGCCCTAACAGTTGCTCTGCCACTTCACGCATCCATTGGATGGCACACACTGTCGGTAACACTGGGTTACCGGCAATGCAGTGATCTTGAATGAAAGGCAATGCCTTTGGATCAAGATGACGTGTCACAGTAATGCTTGTACTCAGCGGACTCTCTGCAAGGTGCACAGACTCCGCATTAAGCTTTTTTACAGCAGCTTCCTTGTTGTCAGAACCTTGCATGCTCGTACCAACCAGCAGTTGAATGCCAGTTTCGTTCAGTAGTTGAGAGCTAAACAGCTCTGCACCCGCCTGAAGAGGAATCACGTACACACCGCGCTCTGTGAACATACGTTTCAGTGCTGCGTTGACCATGCCACCGTCCCACGGTCCCCAGTTGAAGCTCATCACTTTCGCTTGAGGGTTACGTGCAGATAGTTGTAGAGCCGCTTTGTTTAGGATCTCGTTGGACATCGAGTAATCACTTTGGCCAGTGTTTCCGTAGAAACCCGCCGCCGAAGAGAACATCGCAATCAGTTTTAGCTTGCTGCTATCAAGACCACCAAGAACCGCTTCTAGCCCGCCCACTTTCGTGCCGTAAACCATGTTCAGTTCATCAAGTGTTTTATCTTGAATGTGTTTGTCAGCCAGTACACCTGCACCGTGGATAAGACCCGTGATGCCGTCGAAATTCGCCAGTGTTTTCGCTACAGACTCATGGTTCGACACATCTAGACTTAGGTATTCAGCGCTCGCGCCAATCTCGTTGAAAGCGGCAAGTGCTGCGTTGATTTCAAGGCTGCTCAATACAGGTTTTAGCAAGGTATCAACTTTCTTTGGCGTTGGTTTGTCACCTGTTGCTTGTAGGTGAGCAATAGCCGCAGGTTTAAGCTCTTTCTCTTGCTTGCCTTGTGCCCACTGAGGTAGCTCAGCTGAAGTAATATGCTTACTACGACCTGCAAGAATGAAGTGAGACTTACATTGCTTAGCAAGCGTCAGTGCACATTCAAACGTCACGCCTTTAGCGCCACCAGTTACGAGAACTTTGTCGCTCTTGGTGAGTTGAGCACCTGTGTTTTTGGTTTGTGCAGCACCTGGTGTTGCCGCAATCAATGTTGCACGACCAGATTCACCGTTTTCTGCATGGCTAAGGCCGATTTCAACCGTGTTGGTATCGATATCGAACAGTTCGCCTGTGATAGCTTCAGCTAGGTGACGAGCATCAATAGAAGCGTCAGCATCCAATGCGCGGCAGAACACGTTTGACCATTCATGGTTTAGTGTCTTAGTTAGACCAGACAGCGCGGCTTGGTTAAGTTCCGCATTCGCTAGTTGCTTAGTATCTAGGTAACCAAAGCCACCATCGATACGGCTTAGTGTGAAGAAAACACTGCGACCAGAAACGGTATTCAGCTGACCATTTAGGTGCTTCGCGAATAAGAACGCTGTGGTTAGTGAAGTTCTTGAGTCTGCATTCAAGTTAACCGCTTGCTCGTTGCTTTGTTTCGCATCAACGATAGCTTGTAAATGAATGAAGCCAGCAATCACTTTGTTCGACGTTTTAAGGTCTGCTTCGATGTCGTTAATAACCGCAGTCACACCAGCATCATCGATGCTGTTGAGTGTGTAGCTTGCGATTTCACTGTTTAAAGGTGACGCGGCAGAAAGGGCACTACGCACTACGGCAACTTGAATGCCGTTAGCGGTCAACTTTTCTGCTAGAACACCGGCGTTGTGACCATCATCTGTGATCACGACACAAGCGTCTTTTGAGAAACAATCGACGAGTTTATCTGCCGCTGGTAGCTTTTTTAGCGCTACCTCATTGTGTGGAGGAAGTTCCGCTGTCGCTGTTTCTGCGATAGGCGTTACTGATTCAGCTTTTGGAGTCGCTACGGGTGCAGCAGCGGATAGCTTGCTTTGCATGTATGTAACGATTTCACCAAGCGTACGACACTCAGCTAGGTCTTCAGGGTTTAGCTCTGGCAGCGTTGGTAGCTGGTCTTGAACTGTACCTAAAATCTCAACACGTTTGATTGAGTCGATACCAAGGTCTGCTTCCATGTCCATCGCGAGGTCGAGCATTTCTGCTGGGTAACCTGTTTTGTCGGCAACCACTTCCATCATTGTTGATTGAACATGAGCAGGGTTTAGGTCGTTGCTTGCGCTTTCTACAGCGGCTGTAGCTGCTACTGTCGGAGTTGCTGCGTTAGGAGCTAACTTGCTGTTCATGTAGTCAACGATTTCGCCAAGAGTACGGCACTCAGCTAGGTCTTCAGGGTTTAGCTCTGGCAGTGTTGGTAGCTGGTCTTGAACCGTACCAAGGATCTCAACACGTTTGATTGAGTCGATACCAAGGTCTGCTTCCATGTCCATTGCTAGGTCTAGCATTTCTGTTGGGTAGCCCGTTTTATCAGCCACTACGCTCAGCATTGTGCTTTGAACTTGTTCTGCGTTTAAACCGTTTGATACTGCTTGCGCTGGTGCAGATGCTTGAGCTGCTACTGGAACAGAAGCTGGAAGCTTACTGTTCATGTAGTCAACAATTTCGCCTAGAGTGCGACATTCAGCTAAGTCTTCAGGGTTTAGCTCTGGAAGAGTCGGTAGCTCGTCTTGTACCGTACCTAGGATTTCAACACGCTTGATTGAGTCGATACCAAGGTCAGCTTCCATGTCCATTGCTAGGTCTAGCATTTCAGTCGGGTAGCCCGTTTTCTCTGCGACTACTTCTAACATGGTTTTTTGAACGACAGCCGCATCTAGACCATTGCTAGCTGTTGCCGGAGTAACTACTGGTGCTTGTGAAGACACTGGAGCAGAAGCTGGAAGCTTGCTGTTCATGTAGGCAACGATTTCGCCAAGAGTACGACACTCAGCCAAGTCTTCAGGGTTTAGCTCTGGAAGAGTAGGCAGTTCATCTTGAACCGTACCAAGAATCTCAACACGCTTGATTGAATCGATACCAAGGTCAGCTTCCATATCCATTTCTAGATCAAGCATTTCCGTTGGGTAACCTGTCTTCTCAGCAACCACTTCTAGCATGGTTTGTTGAACGACTTTCGCATCAAGACCGTTAGCGGCTTGAACAGGAGCGGCTGCGCTTGGCTGTGCTGCCACAGGCGCTGATGCTGGCATCTTGCTGTTCATGTAGGTAACGATTTCACCAAGAGTACGACACTCAGCTAAATCTTCAGGGTTCAGCTCAGGTAGGTTCGGCATTTCGTCTTGAACGGTACCAAGGATCTCTACACGCTTGATTGAGTCGATACCAAGGTCTGCTTCCATGTCCATTTCTAGATCAAGCATTTCCGTTGGGTAACCCGTTTTCTCAGCGACTACTTCTAGCATCACTTTTTCAGCATCGGCTGTTTGTACTGCTACTGGTGCAGCCACAGGAGCTGGTTGTGCTTTTACTGGCACAGGCTGAGCTGCAACAGGTGCTGCTGCTTGAGCGACTACTTGTGGTGCAGGAACGGCTTTCTGGACTGGAGCTTGCTGAACTGTTGTATTTTGAACTGGCACAGCCTGTACAGGAGCTGTTTGTACTTGAGCTACAGGCTGTTGGACGATAGCTGCTGGAGTAGTTGGAGCTTGAATCGCTGGTTGAGCATTTACTGGCGCAACGAAGGTTGGTTGTGCCGTTTGTACTGAACCTTGCGTCAGCATATTAAGTGCTGAGTTGTTGCTGTGCGCTTGCATTTCTAGGTAATGAGCGTGCGCTTTTAGCGTTTCAGCTTGGTGCTGGTGGAACATTTCCATAGAACGCTGTAGGTTCTCAGGAATTGCTACTCCTGCTGTTGCCATTTTCGCTTGCTCAGACATTAGGGTGTTGAATGTGTCACCGTATTGCTGAGGAATCGCCAAGAATTGCTGATGTACTTCTGCTGTTTGTTGTTGAGCATTGAAGAACGATTGCAGTGAAGATTCATCAACTGTTACTTGAGCTGCTGGCTGAATAGTCGCTGGTGCAGATTGCGCCACTTGTGGCTGCTGAGCTGCTGTTACTACTTGTGCACTTGGTGCTGGAGCAGTTGACTGTTGTACATTTGAAGCTTGAGGAGCAGCCACAGGTACTTCAACGATTTCTGTTTTAATTACTTCTTTTTCCACGATTTTCTCGACTTCAACTTTCACTTCAACAATCTCGGTCTTTTCGGTGACGTTGCCCGAAGCCAATGATTGATCCATTTTCTTACGAGTAGCAGGGCTGATGTAGTTGGTTGCATTCAGCTTGATGTTCATTGGTGATGCCTTTGCAGGTTCAGCAATGTCAGCTTGGTAAGGGTCAATGTTGTCTAATGAAACACCTGCCACGCACAGTTGAACCGCAGCTAAACGAAGCTGTTGGTCACTGTCGCCTTTAGGGCTTGGGTTGATGCTGATTGCATAAAGTTCTTCGTTCTTATCAGCCAATGTTTTTTCAACCAGCTTTTGAAGAATGTTCTTCGGACCGAACTCAACGAATACACGCGCGCCTGCTTCATACATCGCTTCAATTTGCTCGCTAAAACGAACCGATTGCAGCATGTGTTGCTTG of the Vibrio lentus genome contains:
- a CDS encoding PfaB family protein is translated as MTVPTNKAMPLRIALLAQPANAAELSADLSPSLPEMVTVVVDGNFNQALAHAIETVNQGNVVKLCLDSHSPSLVMLSALTAAQNKIHPHAYLAGFVDSATEDSVQLALDIARRPATDLSHQQQYSALSASQQFDELLNIVEAISSRSLPSHSLPNHYWFTEPNKARVAALNFSDDNQKATSLILTQATGLQEPKPLLSSERLMFVVSGNEQAELVSQLISLRAELKCVDEAADSKLAIASLMHSNLSHFQSVQHNAGRNANIVIQAASIDAAIQEIIALENALPKVMAENSQYKTPAGSCFSPMPQSKGGVAFVYPGVGTVYPGMLREFHHHFPQLFARLEREGNLKEMLQAEKTYAEDSQEMSLSELAIAGVGSSYLLTQLLCDEFKVQPDFALGYSKGEASMWASLNVWKKPHALIEMTQTSPIFTTAISGELTAVRQDWQLNGDENIQWNSFVVRSDAQAIEALLPEFPRAYLAIIQGDTCVLAGCESTCRALLKKLGKRGIAANRVTAMHTTPALSQHSQVQEFYTQPLFDELPKRIRFISAAGLPTGAPINIDSDSIALSIADTFCSTLDFTALIQSARQQGARLFVEVGADRQTSTLIDKINRSDNVADQYCTIASNAKGGDDVVTLIKCIGQLITHQIPLSVEPLIQGLEQQITTKQLSGVSQGSAVNHQGELV
- a CDS encoding beta-ketoacyl synthase N-terminal-like domain-containing protein, which encodes MSSQSNQAQNKQQVKCNKIAIVGIANQYPEADTPKDFWQNLLNKKDSRTTLSAEKLGAKPESYQGVQGESDRFYCDKGGYIENFNFDSNGYRLTAESFNGVDQSFLWALDTSRKALVDAGIDLNADVLERTGVIMGALSFPTTRSNDLFLPMYHSVVEKALKDKLANDQFSLLPTNETAQDLNPINGAAAHNASKLVADALGLGNVQLSLDAACASSVYSLKLACDYLNTGKADMMLAGAVSGADPFFINMGFSIFHAYPDHGVSVPFDSNSKGLFAGEGAGVLVLKRLADAERDGDNIYAVVSGIGLSNDGRGQFVLSPNSKGQVQAFERAYEASNLTPDSIEVIECHATGTPLGDKVELTSMERFFADKLNGSNPPLIGSAKSNLGHLLTAAGMPGIMKMIFAMKEGVLPPSINLDKPLSSPEGLFGSQTLPTQVQSWPSKAGNPERCAGVSVFGFGGCNAHLLLEAYSDTRHVNQTLESASPSLQPSNLSITGLASHFGSLQSINALSTAIETNNDAFIALPKKRWKGLDQHPELLNQFGLPGIPNGAYIDQFDLDFLRFKVPPNEDDRLISQQLLLMKVADEAIKDAKLVAGQKVAVLVAMETELEMHQFRGRVNLHSQLADSFANMGIKLTQDEYQALETIAMDSVMDAAKLNQYTSFIGNIMASRISSLWDFNGPAFTISAAEQSVARCIDVAQNLMSQESMDAVVIAAVDLSGSAEHVILKNSMSPVSLDPKFGQPQDGSWNVGEGAGAIVLVEEGQVASNQDAAYGRINALAFGSSERNNAVADELLTQVGMSSNDVSLLELNHAPESSSHQSSSLSLSSTKTTQASQRVGHCSAASGMASLLHGLLNLNLAPLNPNVSSKNAIVANISEGQCSQLLLSQSGVESQSLSVRLSNELASDAKRQLVKQVTLGGRDIYQHIAQTPVTNLAAIQQKASGKQAARVASIPTTASIQAALVQKELEKKALAQNAVEPVIETPTSVSPTLAPTRHSQLTGNHSNMTHVLSAKNGTSPIDANTDAALQPSVTPHNQAFAQNQQAAQQVHKAFLHTRAQGMQMADALLKAQLNAITSGLDSSAETLAQPVQAQPAQVQSTPVNVLATPAPVKPIRKPCIWDYDDLVEYAEGDIANVFGPDYAIIDSYSRRVRLPTTDYLLVSRVTKLNATVNEYKPSTMTTEYDIPVDAPYLVDGQIPWAVAVESGQCDLMLISYLGIDFENKGERVYRLLDCTLTFLGDLPRGGDTLRYDISINNFARNGDTLLFFFSYECFVGDKMILKMDNGCAGFFTDEELADGKGVIHTEDEIKARKLATKQRFDPMLHCPKTQFNHQELRHLLTANIAECFGPTHQSNSHQPSLCFSSEKFMMIEKVSRVEPQGGTWGLGLIEGHKQLEPEHWYFPCHFKDDSVMAGSLMAEGCGQLLQFFMMHLGMHTLVQNGRFQPLENAPQQVRCRGQVLPQSAELTYRMEVTEIGLSPRPYAKANIDILLNGKVIVDFQNLGVMIKEDDECTRYLPSLETAVATPVIENLGHTPAVNQQASANAPLMAQIEDLETAPNKGVVPLQHVEAPVTPDYPNRTPDTVPFTPYHMFEFATGDIEKCFGPDFSIYRGMIPPRTPCGDLQLTTRVVEIDGKRGDFKKPSSCIAEYEVPENAWYFDENSHQTLMPYSVLMEISLQPNGFISGYMGTTLGFPGEELFFRNLDGSGKMLRNVDLRGKTITNDSRLLSTVMMGTNIVQSFSFELSTDGVPFYQGTAVFGYFKGAALKDQLGLDNGKVTHPWHVDNNRTPDVNINLLDKTTRYFNAPVSATGEVQEHYQLAGGRLNFIDTVQITSDGGKDGLGYLYAERTIDPSDWFFQFHFHQDPVMPGSLGVEAIIELMQTYALNKDLGAGFRNPKFGQIQSEVKWKYRGQINPLNKQMSLDVHITAIKDEDGKRIIVGDANLSKDGLRIYEVKDIAICIEEA